A single genomic interval of Lewinellaceae bacterium harbors:
- a CDS encoding beta-lactamase family protein — protein MKKLVLMLALLWISNGCQRDLYLVDVQPLENPIDFNADHPLKDSLDAIVARHIRDGVPGIQVIVKDADGWYVTSQGYAQVEGKVPFRDNMVAWVYSITKIFTATLTMMAVEAGKISLDQTISAYLPADLIDKLANYNRITVRQLLNHSSGLRNFTVMPAYQLAQFNQPFSQPDLMEQLAFAYGKPALFEPGTDFYYSNTNYLLLQFILEQVNKTDYRTLLQKNIVEPLQLKHFYLEPDDAQVKALGFPNYYFERHADGQLENVTAWNNAIGQALAGYGGIAANGQDIILFLEALLEGKLISQQSLEQMQTWITGKESTEPDYGLGLEYFTFGDPGIPTFGHEGDNIGGTTMVMYIPQKKRYLFISENAGRQLFGEYLFRTTDTKIEVCNFLAGVD, from the coding sequence ATGAAAAAATTAGTATTGATGCTGGCCCTGTTATGGATAAGCAATGGTTGTCAGCGCGACTTATACCTGGTGGATGTGCAGCCATTGGAAAACCCTATTGATTTCAATGCGGATCATCCACTGAAGGATAGTCTGGATGCGATTGTGGCAAGGCACATCCGGGATGGCGTTCCCGGCATCCAGGTGATCGTTAAAGATGCCGATGGATGGTATGTCACGAGTCAGGGCTATGCCCAGGTCGAAGGCAAAGTGCCATTTCGCGATAATATGGTAGCCTGGGTTTACAGCATTACGAAGATCTTCACGGCCACCCTGACCATGATGGCTGTGGAAGCTGGCAAAATCAGCCTGGATCAGACGATCAGCGCTTATTTACCCGCTGACCTGATCGATAAACTGGCTAATTACAACCGGATCACAGTCCGTCAACTATTGAACCATTCCAGTGGTTTGAGGAACTTTACGGTTATGCCGGCCTATCAGCTGGCTCAGTTCAACCAACCGTTCAGTCAACCGGACCTGATGGAGCAGCTGGCATTTGCCTATGGTAAACCTGCTTTGTTTGAGCCCGGTACGGATTTTTATTACTCGAACACCAACTATCTGCTGCTGCAGTTTATTCTGGAACAGGTCAATAAAACCGATTACCGGACGCTCCTGCAAAAAAATATCGTAGAGCCTCTTCAATTAAAACATTTTTATCTGGAACCGGATGATGCACAAGTAAAAGCCCTTGGGTTTCCCAATTATTATTTTGAAAGACACGCCGATGGACAGCTTGAGAACGTGACTGCCTGGAATAACGCCATAGGGCAGGCACTGGCAGGTTATGGCGGTATCGCAGCGAATGGACAGGATATCATTCTCTTTCTGGAAGCATTACTGGAAGGCAAGTTGATCTCACAGCAATCATTGGAACAAATGCAGACCTGGATTACCGGTAAGGAATCCACCGAACCTGACTACGGGTTGGGTCTTGAATACTTCACCTTCGGGGATCCCGGGATACCAACCTTCGGTCATGAAGGAGATAACATCGGGGGGACCACCATGGTCATGTATATTCCACAAAAGAAGCGGTATTTGTTTATCAGTGAAAATGCAGGACGTCAATTGTTCGGAGAATATCTGTTCAGGACAACGGATACCAAGATCGAGGTCTGTAATTTTTTGGCGGGAGTCGATTAA
- a CDS encoding peroxidase: METKSTEVVISSARKLLQEQKYDEALGLLENASSGSGEITGLTGLAHFLKQEYQLAADFYRQASQQEPASEEWKYMLRKSEANAFAEIHENIPDIYHFEQEKLLDLPGIPETALPRELDYRVKRGPGWLIRTGIGHGFGAVMSAAMAGVTWTFGKLFGYRDRIWTNWYRRPMFLGVMTLAYMRERLNKYNLLSAYPAGTLVGFQAAGQVPPAGTAHFRTANGSWNNLENPMEGAAGTRFQRNVNPQSVEQALKMDLLTPNPRTISRQLLDRGEKMKEVPFLNLLAAAWIQFQNHDWISYGEPLRNDFYAIPLDDDDPARQRFWQTKMFVGKTQTDPTRRDQDVYAKTYINECTHWWDGSQLYGSDLETVHWLRSGVDGKMRMNPDGTLPRDKKGIEETGYVRNWWVGLALMHTIFIKEHNAICDHLKENNPSWDDNQLFQVARMINAALIAKIHTVEWTPAVLPNASAEQGLNANWYGILTNLLHKGKNKKTVAGINVRNPEMGGVVGNPVEKHGCPYGLTQEFVEVYRLHSLLPETIHVRNRKNDKETEIPLFQARQAGSGKLTDQYGIETLIYSFGTQNPGQLVLNNYPHFMRELSIPGNPVYDMGAVDLLRARERGVPRYNEFRRQLGLSPIKKFSDLNDDPEIVRKLEACYGSEPGDVEKLDLMIGTLGESHRPTGFGFGETLFQIFLLNATRRLQADRFYTDCYDEAHYTREGLEWIDQNDFKSVLLRHYPELAKTGLANIKNAFEPWDEDERLDPARHPLRGFDKTLHKDPWKGDRW; encoded by the coding sequence ATGGAAACGAAGTCAACTGAAGTTGTCATCTCTTCCGCCCGCAAATTATTGCAAGAACAGAAATACGACGAAGCCCTCGGATTACTGGAAAATGCATCGTCCGGCTCAGGCGAAATAACCGGTTTAACCGGATTGGCTCATTTCCTGAAACAGGAATATCAGCTCGCTGCCGATTTTTACCGGCAAGCCAGCCAGCAGGAACCGGCATCGGAGGAATGGAAATATATGCTGCGGAAATCGGAGGCCAATGCATTTGCCGAAATCCATGAAAATATCCCGGATATCTATCATTTCGAGCAGGAGAAACTGCTGGACTTGCCGGGCATACCGGAGACCGCATTGCCACGTGAGCTTGACTACCGGGTAAAGCGCGGTCCAGGGTGGTTGATCCGCACCGGGATAGGTCATGGTTTTGGCGCCGTCATGTCGGCTGCTATGGCCGGGGTCACCTGGACCTTTGGTAAACTTTTTGGTTACCGGGATCGCATCTGGACCAACTGGTACCGGAGACCGATGTTTCTGGGTGTCATGACCCTGGCTTATATGCGTGAGCGTCTGAATAAATACAACCTGTTGAGTGCTTATCCTGCCGGTACGCTGGTAGGCTTTCAGGCCGCAGGACAGGTGCCGCCAGCCGGGACAGCGCATTTCCGCACGGCAAATGGCAGCTGGAACAATCTGGAAAATCCGATGGAAGGAGCTGCCGGGACCCGGTTTCAGCGCAATGTGAATCCGCAATCCGTAGAACAGGCATTAAAAATGGACCTGCTCACGCCTAATCCGAGGACCATCAGCCGCCAACTACTTGACCGCGGAGAAAAGATGAAGGAGGTTCCTTTCCTGAATTTACTGGCTGCTGCCTGGATCCAGTTCCAGAATCACGACTGGATCAGTTATGGAGAACCATTGCGCAATGACTTTTATGCCATACCATTGGATGATGATGATCCGGCGCGGCAACGGTTCTGGCAGACGAAAATGTTTGTTGGCAAGACCCAGACAGATCCTACGCGGCGGGATCAGGATGTTTACGCCAAAACCTATATCAATGAGTGTACCCACTGGTGGGATGGTTCTCAGTTATATGGAAGTGATCTGGAGACGGTTCATTGGTTGCGCAGTGGGGTGGACGGTAAAATGCGGATGAACCCGGACGGGACTTTGCCACGGGATAAAAAAGGGATAGAAGAGACCGGATATGTGCGCAATTGGTGGGTCGGACTGGCCTTAATGCATACCATCTTCATCAAGGAACACAATGCGATCTGCGATCACCTGAAAGAAAACAATCCGTCCTGGGATGATAACCAGTTGTTCCAGGTGGCCAGAATGATCAATGCTGCACTGATTGCGAAGATCCATACGGTAGAGTGGACCCCGGCCGTTCTGCCGAATGCATCTGCAGAACAAGGACTTAACGCCAACTGGTACGGGATCCTGACCAATCTGTTGCACAAGGGTAAAAACAAAAAAACGGTTGCCGGCATTAATGTCCGCAATCCGGAGATGGGAGGTGTTGTGGGAAACCCGGTAGAAAAACATGGGTGCCCTTATGGGTTGACTCAGGAGTTTGTTGAAGTATACCGCCTGCACTCGCTGCTTCCTGAAACCATCCATGTACGAAACAGAAAAAATGACAAAGAAACGGAAATCCCGCTCTTTCAGGCCAGACAGGCCGGGTCCGGCAAGCTTACCGATCAATATGGGATTGAGACGTTGATTTATTCTTTTGGTACCCAGAACCCGGGGCAATTAGTGCTTAATAATTACCCGCATTTTATGCGCGAACTCAGTATTCCGGGTAACCCTGTTTACGATATGGGGGCTGTGGATCTGCTGCGGGCACGGGAGCGCGGTGTGCCGAGGTACAATGAATTCCGGCGTCAGCTTGGACTTAGCCCGATCAAAAAATTTTCTGATTTGAATGACGATCCGGAAATCGTGCGCAAACTGGAGGCTTGTTACGGAAGTGAACCCGGTGATGTAGAGAAGCTGGACCTGATGATCGGTACCCTCGGTGAATCGCACCGCCCGACCGGATTTGGATTTGGCGAAACGCTTTTTCAGATCTTTTTGCTGAATGCCACCCGGAGACTGCAGGCGGACCGGTTTTATACCGACTGTTACGATGAAGCCCATTATACCAGGGAAGGGCTGGAGTGGATCGATCAGAATGATTTCAAATCGGTATTGCTTCGGCATTATCCTGAACTGGCCAAAACCGGATTGGCCAATATCAAGAATGCCTTTGAACCCTGGGATGAGGACGAACGCCTGGATCCTGCCAGGCATCCTCTACGCGGATTTGATAAAACCTTACACAAAGATCCCTGGAAAGGGGATCGCTGGTGA
- a CDS encoding fibronectin type III domain-containing protein: protein MGKWITTVMLLALFTLNTLAQKCSSPTNLQAGSITDNSAVLSWDGSPENLTFSVDVMHSGGTTAFKWSTTTSETSVMVDGLEAGSEYRFKVQANCDKGKGNTNWVTFTTTGEKVTGPGPCPKATNLAVRDVTDSTVVLTWLPSAQHVDFQVDVKSKNQTTSYNFSQVTTDTFVNVEGLEPGGNYHFRVKASCEKNSAGSSDWIDFSTTGGDTTFNQCPKPKNLSVLEVTDSSALLSWIIQDSATSFKVDVKSGSQTTYYSNTINTPDTFYLALGLEPMGNYKFRVVATCTDGSTSGSSDWSNFRTLGLRDTTVVDSTGSTDTTRVVDSLTVQSSPLTSQVVNKPTKSQRGNDNRKNNAAETIHISFYPNPADQQLSVQIPADRTQHQVTVQLSNLEGRPVLIRQVKDPREDILLDVGNLKEGLYQLTVRSGTYLDSKKVFISHQ, encoded by the coding sequence ATGGGAAAGTGGATTACCACTGTGATGCTTCTTGCATTATTTACACTGAATACGCTCGCACAAAAATGTAGTTCACCGACAAACCTTCAAGCCGGCAGCATCACTGACAACAGTGCGGTGTTAAGCTGGGACGGCTCTCCGGAAAATTTAACCTTTTCGGTGGATGTGATGCACAGTGGTGGGACGACCGCATTTAAATGGTCTACCACCACGTCGGAAACATCGGTCATGGTTGATGGACTGGAAGCCGGCAGTGAATACCGGTTCAAAGTTCAGGCCAACTGTGACAAAGGAAAAGGCAACACCAATTGGGTCACGTTCACCACTACGGGCGAAAAAGTAACCGGACCTGGTCCATGTCCGAAAGCGACCAATCTGGCAGTCCGGGATGTTACCGACTCCACAGTGGTACTCACGTGGTTACCCAGCGCTCAACATGTCGACTTCCAGGTCGATGTAAAAAGTAAAAATCAAACAACATCGTATAATTTTTCACAGGTAACGACCGATACTTTCGTCAATGTGGAGGGTTTGGAACCAGGAGGCAATTACCATTTCCGGGTTAAAGCATCCTGCGAGAAGAACTCGGCAGGGTCCAGCGACTGGATCGATTTTTCAACGACCGGGGGAGATACCACATTCAACCAGTGCCCCAAGCCCAAAAATTTATCGGTATTGGAGGTGACGGATTCCAGCGCCTTGCTGAGCTGGATCATTCAGGATTCTGCTACATCTTTCAAGGTTGATGTCAAGAGCGGATCACAAACAACCTATTACAGCAATACCATCAACACACCTGACACCTTCTACCTGGCCTTAGGTCTGGAGCCCATGGGTAATTACAAATTCAGGGTGGTTGCTACCTGTACGGATGGTTCCACCAGCGGCTCAAGCGATTGGTCCAACTTCCGGACTCTGGGACTGCGCGACACCACCGTGGTCGACAGCACAGGTAGTACCGATACTACCAGGGTAGTAGATTCTCTGACAGTCCAATCCAGTCCGCTGACTTCACAGGTGGTCAATAAACCCACGAAATCCCAGCGAGGCAACGACAATCGAAAAAACAATGCGGCAGAGACCATTCATATTTCATTTTATCCCAATCCTGCCGATCAGCAGTTAAGTGTCCAGATACCAGCAGACCGGACCCAGCACCAGGTCACAGTCCAACTGTCCAATCTAGAAGGCCGTCCGGTATTGATCCGGCAGGTCAAGGATCCACGCGAAGATATACTCTTGGATGTCGGGAACCTCAAAGAAGGACTTTATCAACTGACCGTGCGTTCCGGCACTTATCTGGATAGTAAAAAAGTATTCATATCACACCAGTGA
- a CDS encoding DUF1569 domain-containing protein yields the protein MKKPLILNNLGEVVTFLDRIESNPDIPVSGDWDAFQNLSHCALTMEFTLEGYPLMHSKLFRVTVGKLAFHYFDWRGYMQHDTSEPTKGTKPFPPNGTLAGIQRLRKAINAFDAWQGKLQPHEAFGSLTKNQYAHFHSMHIANHLEQFQF from the coding sequence ATGAAAAAACCATTGATACTTAATAATTTAGGCGAAGTCGTGACTTTTCTGGACCGAATAGAAAGCAACCCTGATATCCCGGTATCCGGCGATTGGGACGCTTTCCAGAATCTTAGTCATTGTGCTCTTACAATGGAATTTACACTGGAAGGCTATCCCTTAATGCACTCCAAGCTATTTCGGGTTACGGTAGGCAAGCTTGCTTTTCATTATTTCGACTGGCGGGGTTACATGCAGCATGACACTTCAGAGCCTACCAAAGGAACAAAACCCTTTCCACCTAACGGCACCCTGGCCGGCATCCAGCGCCTGCGCAAAGCCATTAATGCATTTGATGCATGGCAAGGTAAACTTCAGCCCCATGAAGCATTCGGCTCATTAACCAAAAACCAGTACGCTCATTTTCACAGCATGCATATTGCCAACCATCTGGAACAATTTCAATTTTAA
- a CDS encoding peroxidase produces MKTPENPSIDWLDQLLFENKLLEVVRFVNTVKDPPAEMLSRQGLAYYRLENYEESSRCFQVILTVKPEDKEIRELYERSKVNARTRINEFVPEVYHFDEQVIQKLRRTTPLPVPVKVHRAPGGWRFSRKLIGDLSGRLLSVLIDNVTVVWGRLAGFHDQIWTNWYRRPAFLGILTLAYMRERMHKYNLYSAYPANALVGFVHGNIKPPVGVTHFRTADGSWNNLHNPLEGAVGTRFLRNIAPNSIQTEDSDRLLYPNPRKLSRIFLTRGQSMKEVPFLNMLAVAWIQFQNHDWISHGEPRLKEYYEIPLDKDDPARLRYRQLKMFVGKTQNDYTRCKDDQIPITHLNECTHWWDGSQIYGSDLDTQQRLRSGISGKLVIQDNGLLPRDKKGIEITGFTRNWWVGLAMMHTLFVKEHNAICDDLTKHYPEWDDERLFQVARLINAAVMAKIHSLEWNSVINPNATLAKGLQSNWYGMLTTKFHPEGNRKTVAGINVRNPEMGGVVGNPIEKHGSPYGLTQEFVEVYRLHSMLPETLIFRDHNGDVLESIRIDESRQRGSGLLTDRLDMGQLWHSFGLQHPGQLVLNNYPRFMQEMSIPGNPVYDLGAVDILRSRERGVPRYNAFRRALGLQPIETFADLTDDEEVVRRLDEAYGGNVELLDLMIGSLAEGHRPKDFAFGETIFQIFLLNATRRLQADRFYTDCYTAEYYTPEGLEWIDRTDMKTVLLRHHPELIHTGLARVKNAFEPWHE; encoded by the coding sequence ATGAAAACCCCCGAAAACCCATCAATTGACTGGTTAGACCAGTTGCTCTTCGAGAACAAACTTCTGGAAGTGGTCCGGTTCGTTAATACCGTGAAGGATCCACCAGCTGAAATGTTAAGCCGGCAAGGGTTGGCATATTACCGATTGGAAAACTATGAGGAATCATCACGATGCTTTCAGGTTATCCTTACGGTGAAACCTGAGGATAAAGAAATAAGGGAATTATACGAGAGATCAAAAGTCAATGCTCGTACCAGGATCAATGAATTTGTTCCGGAAGTATACCATTTTGACGAGCAGGTTATCCAAAAGTTGAGGAGGACTACGCCATTACCGGTGCCCGTTAAAGTACATCGGGCTCCTGGCGGATGGCGCTTTTCCCGTAAATTGATCGGTGATTTATCAGGACGACTTTTATCTGTCTTGATTGACAATGTAACCGTTGTTTGGGGAAGGCTGGCTGGATTTCACGACCAAATTTGGACCAACTGGTATCGCCGACCTGCATTTTTAGGTATTCTTACCCTGGCCTATATGCGGGAACGAATGCATAAGTATAACTTGTATTCAGCGTACCCGGCAAACGCTTTGGTCGGTTTTGTTCATGGAAATATTAAACCACCGGTAGGCGTGACCCATTTTCGTACCGCAGATGGCAGCTGGAACAATTTGCATAATCCTTTGGAAGGTGCAGTTGGAACCAGGTTTTTGCGAAACATAGCTCCGAATTCCATCCAGACGGAAGATTCGGATCGATTGTTATACCCCAATCCAAGAAAGCTAAGCCGAATTTTTCTTACTCGTGGTCAGAGCATGAAAGAAGTGCCATTTCTTAATATGCTTGCCGTAGCCTGGATACAGTTTCAAAATCACGATTGGATCTCCCATGGTGAACCCAGGCTAAAGGAATATTATGAAATCCCATTGGACAAAGATGATCCTGCCCGTCTTCGCTACCGGCAGTTAAAAATGTTTGTTGGTAAAACACAGAATGATTATACCCGGTGCAAGGATGATCAGATTCCGATAACGCATCTAAATGAATGCACGCATTGGTGGGATGGTTCTCAAATTTATGGGAGCGATCTCGACACACAACAACGACTCCGATCAGGTATATCCGGAAAACTAGTGATTCAGGACAATGGTTTGCTTCCCCGGGATAAAAAGGGCATTGAGATAACGGGATTCACCCGCAATTGGTGGGTGGGATTGGCAATGATGCACACCTTATTCGTAAAAGAACACAATGCTATCTGCGATGATCTGACGAAGCATTATCCGGAATGGGACGATGAAAGGTTATTTCAGGTTGCACGCCTCATCAATGCAGCGGTAATGGCCAAGATCCATAGCCTGGAATGGAATTCAGTGATAAACCCCAATGCCACGCTGGCAAAAGGCTTACAATCCAACTGGTATGGCATGCTGACCACTAAGTTTCATCCCGAAGGTAACCGGAAGACGGTTGCCGGCATCAATGTGCGCAATCCTGAGATGGGTGGGGTTGTGGGAAACCCCATCGAAAAGCATGGATCGCCCTATGGATTGACGCAGGAATTCGTTGAGGTTTACAGGCTGCACTCGATGTTACCTGAAACGTTGATATTCCGTGATCATAATGGAGACGTACTGGAATCGATCCGAATCGATGAATCTCGTCAGAGAGGTTCGGGATTGTTGACAGATCGTCTTGATATGGGCCAGCTTTGGCATTCATTTGGGCTTCAACACCCAGGTCAACTGGTCTTAAATAATTATCCCCGATTTATGCAGGAAATGAGCATCCCGGGAAATCCGGTTTATGACCTTGGTGCCGTTGACATTCTACGCAGCAGAGAACGTGGAGTTCCAAGGTATAATGCCTTTCGACGGGCGTTGGGGCTGCAGCCGATAGAGACATTTGCCGACCTGACAGATGATGAGGAGGTTGTGCGCCGATTGGATGAAGCCTATGGAGGGAATGTAGAGTTACTTGACCTGATGATCGGATCTTTGGCAGAAGGTCATCGCCCTAAAGACTTTGCTTTTGGAGAGACCATCTTCCAGATCTTTTTACTTAACGCTACTCGTCGTCTGCAGGCGGATCGATTTTATACCGACTGCTATACGGCGGAATATTACACACCGGAAGGGCTGGAGTGGATTGACCGTACCGATATGAAAACGGTTCTGCTGAGGCACCACCCGGAGTTGATCCATACCGGACTGGCCCGTGTGAAAAATGCTTTCGAGCCCTGGCATGAATGA
- a CDS encoding TIGR04282 family arsenosugar biosynthesis glycosyltransferase, with protein sequence MLQSDYALILFAKNARLGKVKSRLAATVGPQKALAIYEALLERIRQVTAPVRVTKYLYYSDEIEEKDAWDPALFLKRLQRGEDLGARMKNAIAEVLTTHGGAILIGSDIPGITTSLLNQAFRALKDYDLVIGSTEDGGYYLIGMRQENAALFDTMAWSTDSVFMETMRRIQNRGLTCYELPRLADIDKEEDWIRYGWELE encoded by the coding sequence ATGCTTCAAAGCGATTATGCGCTGATCCTCTTTGCTAAAAATGCACGGCTGGGAAAGGTAAAAAGCCGACTGGCAGCCACCGTGGGCCCACAGAAAGCTCTGGCCATTTATGAGGCGCTGCTGGAACGCATCCGGCAGGTAACCGCCCCGGTCCGGGTAACAAAATACCTCTACTACAGCGATGAAATAGAAGAAAAGGATGCCTGGGATCCGGCCCTTTTCTTAAAACGCCTGCAACGAGGTGAAGATCTGGGAGCCCGCATGAAAAATGCTATTGCTGAAGTTCTGACCACCCACGGGGGTGCGATTTTGATCGGGAGCGACATTCCCGGTATTACGACGTCCCTGCTGAACCAGGCTTTTCGGGCGTTAAAGGACTATGACCTGGTGATTGGCAGCACCGAAGATGGGGGCTATTATTTGATTGGCATGCGTCAGGAGAATGCAGCACTATTTGATACCATGGCCTGGAGTACGGACTCAGTATTTATGGAAACCATGCGTCGCATTCAAAACCGGGGCCTTACCTGCTATGAGTTGCCCCGCCTGGCAGACATCGACAAAGAAGAGGATTGGATCAGATACGGCTGGGAACTGGAATAA
- a CDS encoding sigma-70 family RNA polymerase sigma factor, translated as MQQDNLDLLTTWVREYTPDLLGWAVTKTGNATLAEDLVQDTFLAAAEQMERFRNESQPRTWLFSILRNKIADHFRSNIRDQRRLEEALRQDLYFQNTGEWKEELAPAPWTEEEAPLLDQPDFRQVLKRCLDILNPVMLDCIRMRFLEDRRGDAICQELGIAATNYWQLIHRAKLNLRNCLEKNWFNHDEV; from the coding sequence ATGCAGCAGGATAATCTTGATTTGCTCACCACCTGGGTCAGGGAATATACCCCTGATCTGTTGGGTTGGGCTGTTACGAAAACCGGCAATGCCACGCTGGCGGAAGACCTGGTACAGGATACATTTCTGGCTGCAGCAGAGCAAATGGAGCGATTCCGCAATGAAAGTCAACCCCGCACCTGGTTATTCAGCATATTGAGAAATAAAATTGCTGATCATTTTCGAAGTAATATCAGGGATCAGCGACGATTGGAGGAAGCACTCAGACAGGATCTTTATTTTCAGAACACCGGCGAGTGGAAGGAAGAATTAGCGCCGGCACCCTGGACGGAAGAAGAAGCGCCACTGCTGGATCAACCTGATTTCAGGCAGGTTTTGAAACGGTGCCTGGACATACTGAATCCGGTAATGCTCGACTGCATCAGGATGCGCTTTCTGGAAGACAGAAGAGGCGATGCGATTTGTCAGGAACTGGGGATTGCCGCGACGAATTATTGGCAATTGATTCACCGGGCAAAGTTGAATCTGCGTAATTGCCTTGAAAAGAATTGGTTTAACCACGACGAAGTATAA
- a CDS encoding DUF547 domain-containing protein: MNSHCYQDHSGHFLRYLTLLAVLLFSCSQRLPHVLPVRAPVSHAGWDSLLHQHVSMEGWVDYEGFIRDSMRLNRYLELLASAHPQTSWPGEEQMAYWINAYNAFTVKLIIQHYPVESIKDIKRGIPFVNTVWDIPFIHIQSETYDLNQIEHRILRKQFKDARIHAAINCASYSCPRLASEAFVADRLDDQLTQAMYNFIHDPLRNRIERSSVQVSPIFKWFGSDFRRDAGSLREYLNRYLETPVPAGGEISFLEYNWSLNDSARNHQ; this comes from the coding sequence ATGAATAGTCATTGCTACCAGGATCATTCCGGCCATTTCCTTCGATACCTGACCCTATTGGCAGTATTGCTGTTTTCATGTAGTCAACGGTTGCCTCACGTGCTGCCTGTGCGTGCTCCGGTATCGCACGCCGGATGGGATAGCTTATTGCATCAGCACGTCAGTATGGAAGGCTGGGTGGATTATGAGGGATTCATTCGGGACAGTATGAGATTGAACCGGTATCTGGAATTACTGGCTTCCGCCCATCCCCAGACATCCTGGCCGGGTGAAGAGCAAATGGCCTACTGGATCAATGCCTACAATGCCTTCACGGTGAAATTGATCATTCAGCATTATCCGGTGGAAAGTATCAAGGACATCAAGCGCGGGATTCCATTTGTCAATACCGTCTGGGATATACCATTTATCCACATTCAGTCGGAAACCTATGACCTCAATCAAATCGAACACCGCATTCTGAGGAAACAATTTAAGGATGCCCGGATCCATGCCGCCATCAATTGTGCGTCCTATTCATGCCCCCGCCTGGCATCGGAAGCCTTTGTTGCGGATCGATTGGATGACCAACTGACCCAGGCGATGTACAACTTTATCCATGATCCTCTGCGTAACCGGATTGAACGGTCAAGTGTACAAGTATCCCCGATCTTTAAATGGTTTGGGTCAGACTTCAGGCGGGATGCCGGTTCGCTCCGGGAATACCTAAACCGCTACCTGGAGACCCCTGTACCGGCGGGTGGAGAAATAAGTTTCCTGGAATACAACTGGTCACTGAATGATTCCGCCAGGAATCATCAATAG
- a CDS encoding TIGR04283 family arsenosugar biosynthesis glycosyltransferase has product MYLSVIIPTYNESRLIANTIRHVLHYGGPLVREVLVVDGRSEDDTITIAQQMGATILVSGLRGRAAQMDYGAKHAAGDILYFVHADTLPPETYADDIIRASEKGWTMGNFRYSFDGGPGILRINAFFTRFRWFFTQGGDRTFFIRKDVYQSLGGYDPKDAIMEEYVFLRKAKSQGIKAVLIPKACIVSSRKYQQNSWLRVQIVNLVVFVVWSGGWVSSQKLKHWYSQWLR; this is encoded by the coding sequence ATGTACCTGTCTGTCATCATTCCCACCTATAATGAATCCCGGCTGATCGCCAATACGATCCGTCATGTATTGCATTATGGAGGGCCTCTGGTCAGGGAGGTCCTGGTCGTTGATGGTCGTAGCGAGGATGACACCATAACCATAGCCCAGCAAATGGGGGCAACCATTCTGGTCTCCGGGCTACGAGGCAGAGCTGCTCAAATGGACTACGGTGCCAAACATGCCGCCGGAGACATCCTTTACTTTGTTCATGCCGATACATTACCTCCTGAAACATATGCTGATGATATCATCCGGGCGAGTGAAAAGGGATGGACGATGGGCAATTTCAGATACAGCTTTGATGGCGGACCCGGGATATTACGCATCAATGCCTTTTTTACCCGGTTCCGCTGGTTTTTCACCCAGGGCGGAGACCGGACTTTCTTCATCCGTAAGGATGTGTATCAATCTCTCGGTGGGTATGATCCAAAAGATGCCATTATGGAAGAATATGTATTTCTGCGGAAAGCGAAATCTCAGGGCATAAAGGCCGTTCTGATCCCTAAAGCATGTATTGTTTCGTCCAGGAAATACCAGCAAAATTCCTGGTTACGGGTGCAGATTGTCAACCTGGTGGTATTTGTGGTCTGGTCCGGTGGATGGGTTTCCAGTCAGAAATTGAAGCATTGGTACAGCCAATGGTTGCGCTGA